Part of the Xenopus laevis strain J_2021 chromosome 2S, Xenopus_laevis_v10.1, whole genome shotgun sequence genome is shown below.
ggaaaggccgtctcccatagactgcattataatcaaataatccacatttttaaaaatgatttcctttttctgtgtaataataaaacagtcgcttgtacttgatcccaactaagatataattaatccttattggaggcaaaaccatttagtgatggtctgtgtgctgcgtcagagatcacctgaccagaaatactgcaactctaagaGCAAAGCATTTTTACGTTGCATTATTAGAAAAGCTCGGCGTAAATACTAAACTGCACTACCattgaaactaatggaaaacatactatggcaattctcacagggcgcttgcataCGAAATCTTCCATCGGGACGCCAGTATTGtcgtttttttagcagaaacagcAAAACTACCAAATTAGTATACTCTATGGTATATGCACGTTTGAAACCatactttacgtaaatacgcagcgtaatttaaatatggcgtccaaattcttgcGAGATAAATGACACATATGCGTTTTTACGGTGTATTAGGCCGGTGACTTAATTATGTTGCGTATTGACGTTCATTCTTGCtccattttgcatttaaatagcttttctttttttaagtagCTTTACTATTTCTaaccagcggaattatggggaacgagaacaataagaagtgcatgttgggaaatgaAACCTATGTGCTGTAAAACGAATGTTCATGAtagcatgtggtttcagtggcgtttATGCCGaccaagcttttttaaaaacgcaacgtaaaaacgccacatctggccttgccctaactgtaacaggaagaagtgtggaagcaaaagacacaactcattggctcatgtgacctaacatgtttggtttgtttgtgtgcacagtgaatcgtacgatcccaggggggtgacccttattttttaaaatggcaattttcgatttaggattacccaatggcacatactactaaaaaagtatattattatgaaaatggtttatttacatgaagcagggttttacacatgagcttttttatgcaatatctttttataaagacctacactgtttggggggtatagttttcctttgtgtCCCTGGTGTACAATGTTGCAGTGGtatgaataatacatttgaataatttattttctgcacAGGATGGCTACTGTGTCTAAGGATGGAACATGGAAGCTGTGGGATACAGATGTTGAATACAAAAAGCAGCAAGACCCGTACCTGCTGTACACTGGGAAGATCTCCGTAAGCGATCCCTGTCGTATTGCTCTCTCCCCAGATGCCCGTGTTCTTGCCATTTCCAGCATTTCTGATATCACAGTGTTCAGCACACTAACGGGGGCAGTTGAGGAAGAGTTCCATTCAGTGCATGGGGATGTCATTACGGACCTCCTTTTTGACATCAACAACAGATTCCTGGTCTCAGCTGGAGATCGTGCTGTACGTGTATTCCACAATACTGCTGGGTACAGAGCGGCCATCGCTGATATGAAGGACATGCTTAAGAAAGCCACCAATAAAGGCACAAAAGACAGGCTACAAAAACAGATCAATGATGCACAGAGTGCCCTGGATGCCGTGTGCAAGAACAGGAACTGATGGACctttaacatcttttttttttaaaacatattctgcATAAATTAAATTTCCTGTGGAATTCAGTGTGTGCAGTTCCTAATCAAGTGTTTCtttctcctaatcatattccttGGGCATCCCCATATATATTCCAAATGTGACTGAAGCAGAAGTTAAATGGCTTGGAAAGGTTTCAACGCTGGATTTCTTAGGTCCCCCcccaataaatataattactaaCTACTGTAATGAGCACTACTGTCTTCTCCCAGGGACCCCTTGCTGCTGCCTCGCATGTGTATCAGAGTCAAAAATTCAGGGACAAGACGTATGTTGCTTAATAGAACCTCAGGGGCTACAGTGATTATTAGGTGATTAGTGATCAAcagttttcttgtcctttaaagaaatactgacaccagaaattaaatggatactgtcatggggaaaaaatttttttttcaaagtgaatcagttaatagtgctgctccagcagaattctgcactgaaatccatttctcaaaagagaaaacagatttttttgtattcaattttgaaatctgacatggggctagacatattgtcaatttcccagctgcccctggtcatgtgacttgtgctctgataaacttcaatcactctttactgctgtactgcaagttggagtgatatcaccccctccctttttccccccagcagccaaacaacagaacaatgggaaggtaaccagatagcagctccctaacacaagataacagctgcctggtagatctaagaacaacactcaatagtaaaaacccatgtcccactgagacacattcagttacattgagaaggaaaaacagcagcctgccagaaagcatttctctcctaaagtgcaggcacaagtcacatgactgggggcagctgggaaattgacaatatgtctagccccatgtcagatttcaaaattgaatataaaaaaatctgtttgctcttttgagacatggatttcagtgcagaattctgctggagcagcactattaactgattcattttgaaaacatttttttttcccatgacagtatccctttaaactctttttttacatctatcataatattgcctttgaaatctacttataactttgccataaagtatttgcacaatgctgttacattacctgtctgaatccccatgttcctctaggagggggctgccatatttgtgcagcaggagtccgttagcattagaagccaggttggcaaaacagtcaggtttaggaacttcaactaacaattacttacaaaaacaaacctctcagcaaaaaaacaatcaacatgacctataggtaacttttaatatactttcatattttaagtaattttttagtgtcagtatcactcaTATGAAAAGACCAGATAGGGAAGgaaagcaaatttgcacctactATGGACTATTAGAGCATATCAGCTGCACTGTAGACTTTCCTTATTCATACATTTTAGTTAGAAATAGTGTTCCTAAAAGATGTTTGATGacagaatttatatttatataaactttaaaggagaactacacagtaaaaatggcatattttatatagtgaatttattgcacgaggctaaagtttgagcttgtcaatagcagcaatgatccaggacttcaaacttgtcacagggggtcaccatcttggaaagtgtctgtgacactcacatgctcagtgggctctgattggctgttgagaagctaagcttagggctcgtcactaattatccagcagaaaatgagcttccctggctgtaatataagctgatgctacaggtttgctgattattaaattctgatgctaattgcactggtttctgtgctgccatgtagtaattatgtgtattaattactaatcagccttatattgtgacatttctattctatgtgtactgtatattgtgagtgggtccctaagctcagtaattgacagcagcacagatcatgtgcagtgaatcagcagaaaagaagatggggagctactggggcatctttggagacccagatctttactgctaaagggctgtggttgccttgggctggtacagaagcacaaaacatcatgtacaacatttctaactacttctttagttaggctttagttctcctttaaatgcacagCTATTGGTAAGTAAGTTGCATACCTCCTATTGGTCCTGTCTTTCATGGGACAGTCACGATTacggatgcattgaatccagtaTCTGGTATGGGATTTGGCTAATTTTTAGCCTTTATCTGCATCCTAGCTGAAcccaatccaaatccttaaatTCATATGACTTTAGATTATGTGATTGTTTAAATTGAATTATGCttgtgcaaattcggatttggtacAGGATGTGGCTCAATCCTTTTTGGGTGTATCTCTTCCCTAGTAACAATTTTTTGTTCATGATTCCATAAGCACAGACGTGACATCACATGCGCAGTTGGCTGGGGGGATCCGTAGTTCTGGTGCCTAGGGTGGTACTGGACAGTAATACAGCactgctaatataatatatagtaatgtACAGGACCTGAGCCAGAGTACATGGGGCATAAGCCACTCATTTATACAGATATGGACACAGACAAGGATCTGCTGGCAATTTATTACAAGTTAGCACAACACTTCATATTTAGTGTTGGCATTACTGTAAAGGGGCAATATCCCCATGCTCAGCATGATCTCTATGAAACAGGTTTTTAAACTTATACTCCaccctaataataataaacttggttATTGTTCTGCCCCATATAAACCATTTTAGCCTGCCCCATCTGCCCTAGTCCCTTCATGTTTGGTCTGAAAGAAAATGTGGCAATTTCAGCTGCCAGCGAACATGCAATGTTGAATCTGCACCGCTACTGTGCCGTTACTTTCTTGCCGCTTTCTATACTGCTTGGCATATAAAGAGTTAAATAGAATTCATAATGAGCTCCATATAAACAAACCCCACCAACCCCCTCTCTTACAGGACTTCATTGCTGGTTTAACTGTGAACACCCTCAAGGTGCACCTAACGTTTAGGCTGTCTCCGCAGCCTTTGTCAATGTACAAGCACAAACAAAACCACCATCTTAAATACCCTGTATGGCGGGAACCAGGAGTGACGTGTAGAGAAGCATGATGTAAATGGGGTGTAACCAGCCACAGTCGCTCGCACCTCCTCCCGTATATGCGCTTAATCCATGTCGGTGCTAAATTACTGGGGAGCGATCAGGAGAAAAGAGAGCTCATCCTCCCCAGTGGTTTAACGCTGTCAGCCCCGACATGGATTAAGCACATAGACGGGAGGAGGCACGATCGACTCTGGCTGGTGACACCCCAATACTACGCACTACGCGCCCGCTTCCCCCCTCTGATTCTTTATAGATGCACGGTACCTTCTCCTCTGACACAGGAGAGGTGGCTGTGGACTAGAGTCCTGCgaaggtccattttttggaacccgacccgcaagtaccttatccgcaacccggacccgctgaccatcaagaaccaggaagtgctgtcattgtaaaccggaagtggcgtCATCTGAAGTAGGCgtgattagaaaaaaaggagtcaaacaggaagtgacatcggaagtagacgtgataaaaaaaaaggtaaaaaaaaaaatcgctattgagaagaaccgcagaaccgccaacccgcgtctatacccacacccgtaACTTTTGCAGGACTCTATTGCGGACTATGCTGATGAGCCGAAAATTCCGCTTCTCCCCAAGTACTTACCTTCTACATGGCCAGGTATACCATTTAATTTTAACACATTGAGTATGGCATTTCTATCCAGTACACAACGCCGCTTGTGCCTGTAGTGTTCCCTGGGGTACTGTTGGCGTGCTGTCCCGTTGaacttttatagttttatttcttaatatttttctCTTGGCACTTTGTATTCTTTTCATTTTACTTTCGATTTCCACATTctaaatatttgtttcttttgtgTCTCTGTCGTTACTTTTTGTATATAGCCAGTTGGTACGGCATTTTGGGGGCTGAACCATAGGCAATGAGTATGCTAACACAGTTTACGTCATACTACTCTACACGTAACTCCTGGCTCCTGCCATACAGGGTATTTAAGATGGTGGTTTTGTTCGCGCTTGTACTTTGATGAAGGCTGAGGAGTTAGCCGATACGTTAGGTGCGCCTTGAGGGCGTTCCCAATACCGGccggctatttcgaaaagtgcagcacagctgggccccccttcaggcccagttCAGCCCTGAATACTATAGTTTTGCACCTTTTAGTGGGGGTTGGGTGGATAAGACATATCCCATTTAAAACAATATGCAGGAATTATGCTCATGTTATTACATTCTAACACTGGCTGAATAGAAGTGAATTCCTCTTAGCTGGCAACAATCGTCTGCTCTTTACAGTTAGAGCCTCAcgcatcagaagaaaaaagcagaacCAGAGCCGGCCATTGCCGCACCGCACAACCTTCAGAGCCAGTGTTCCCGACACTTCATCCTCAGCTGCCCAATATGCTGGAGCAAAGTCGCTCACCAGGCAGCAAAACGGAGGCCGACTGCTCATGGAGGCTGGATCGCGGCTGTGACTCGCTGCATTCTCTCTGGAGGATGTTGAAGTGTCGTGTCTGCGCTGGCTTTGCGAGGTTGTGGCGGTTGTGCGGTGTGGCAATGGCCGGCTCTGgttctgcttttttcttctgatgcgTGAGGCTCTGTTGTCTTTTTGTGGCTCTAACTGTAAAGAGCAGGCGATTGTTGCCAGCTATCCCGGGTCTTCTGTTCCTCCAcgaccagggttgccaccttttctggaaaaaaataccggccttcctatatatttagcttttttccctattaataacattgggatcaaccatcatttttaccggccaggtggcaaccctatccacgaCTTTAGGTTCACCGGGGTCTTCGTCTCTGCTGACAGGGGCTTTGAGGGCTCTTGTCGGAGCTGGGGTAGGAGTTGCTGCGGACTTGGGGTCATGGTGCCGACTTCTTATTTTCCTCAGGTACCACGGGCTTGTCATCACCTGCCTGTTAGCATAGGATAGAGCACTGGGGCAGCGCTCAGTGTTCCACAGTCCTGCCACTACGAGGtaagctgggggggggaaaggggatcGCTGCCACTTCCCACAAAATCCGGCTTATACGCTCTGTAATAGAATGGGCTGCTGTCACAGCTGTAGCGCTAAGCTTCTGGTTTTGACAAAAGTCGGGTTAGAGGcggggccggatttacatagttggcgcccctaggcctagTGCAGTTCGTTGCCATGGTCCCCTTTATTCttgcatattttcatcatctggacaggagcaatggggattggcgcaggggaaatttaaaaaatgattgtatctccagcgcatcaccTTTGTTTTTGAACCAGTGttggtgtggttggacagcatgctgccccctaaaatcctgccgccctaggcccgggcctaggtggcctttccacaaatccgggcctggttagaGGGAAGATGCAGAGCGCAGAGCGAGTTGCCCTATCGCCGTTTTGCAgtacacaggaagtagtgttttcaaacagtatttttttgataaagcattgattttaataaactttatgcagggtagacctattattactggggggggggatggattttttattacattttttagtgttactgttcctttaatatcaccACCTGACTGATAACGACCCCGCCCCCATCTATCAGCGCGCCCTCCTTCCTCTGACTGCGAGGGTTCAGAGATCAGTGTCGTCACGATCCAAGTACAATCAAGCCACGCCCCTTGGTACCGTCAGGCTGAGGAGTCCGTAAGAAAATGTCGGGCCGCTCAGTCAGAGCCGAGACCCGCAGCCGGGCTAAAGATGACTTCAAAAAAGTGATGGCAGCCATCGAGAACGTCCGCAGATGGTGAGGGCGAGCTCAAAGAACTATAAACAGGGCTGCGCGGCACTTATTCGGCGCGACTTTCTATCTTGTAGGAGAAAATGACAGAGCTCTGATGCCGGCTTGATACTTAACAGCGATAGAAAACGCTGATAGGTGGAATGGCTGATGGACGTCTTTATGAGCCAATCCTCGTGCGCCGTTCAGGAGATAACTTTGGAATGAGAGACAGTGACA
Proteins encoded:
- the tbl2.S gene encoding transducin beta-like protein 2 isoform X3, with amino-acid sequence MTKKEDGFTFSATSEDFAKRHKAPIINIGIAETGKFIMTASSDTTILIWDLKGEVLASINTNQMNNAYAAVSPCGRFVASCGFTPDVKVWEVCFGKQGEFREVSRAFDLKGHSAGVYGFAFSNDSRRMATVSKDGTWKLWDTDVEYKKQQDPYLLYTGKISVSDPCRIALSPDARVLAISSISDITVFSTLTGAVEEEFHSVHGDVITDLLFDINNRFLVSAGDRAVRVFHNTAGYRAAIADMKDMLKKATNKGTKDRLQKQINDAQSALDAVCKNRN